The Microtus ochrogaster isolate Prairie Vole_2 linkage group LG3, MicOch1.0, whole genome shotgun sequence genomic sequence TCCAGTTCTGTGCTTTAGGAggctcccctttcccttcctgtccTTGGTTCTAAAGCAGCCTGTTTCTCAAGGTCCCCAACTCACCCCCTTTTTTAATCTCTTCACAGGCTGTCATCATGTCTGGCCAATATCATGGAAACAGGCCCATTGAGCATTGCTAGGGATGGCTGGAATGAGTTGCACTGAGCACTGAGAAGCAGAGCCTAGTGAGCAAGAAGTGATATCCACAGTGAAGTGGATCCCACTTACTCTGCCCTCCTTCATGGACCTAGTGTGATCACCATTAAATTGCTCAGTGTGTCCATAACTCAGCTTCCCCATTGTCCCCTATAAGTACAGGCTGCTGTCCCCACTCTGTCCACTCAGGAATGGCAGGACTCAATGGGTGAAAAGCCCTGTGGAACTAGGAAGCATAAGCCCAGTGTAGACAGCCAAAACCTGGAGATCAGTATCCACACATTACAATAGGGTGGCCATCCTCTGGCCCTAGGTGTCATGGGCAGATGGCTCCGAGAGGCTCTTTCCCATCCAGTACCCAGTTTAGGCAATGGCAGCTTCCCAGCCTTAGCACTTCAGCCCAACAAGCCTTTTAAGGCAGACTGGGACTGAGAAAGTGCAGACATCACCAGCCACCTGATCTCTGGTCACCTACTTCCCAAAGGTTATGATAAGACCAAGAAAATGTGTAAGCTGACCCTAGATCCAGCCCATCCGAACTGTCCTGTACAGAACCACTCCTTTGGGGAGGTCCACCTCATTTGGGAGGCTTGGGAACTCTCTGTCGGCATCGTGACTGTGTCTCAACCACCCAGCTCTGTCGATGCCTCCACGGCGGTCTCTTCTGCAGGAGTCATTCCATTCATTATTGCTGCCCgtgccaggcagtggaggctaGCGTGGGAGAAGCTGGTGAGACTTTTTTCTCACCAAGCAAGAAAAATGAGAGTCAGTCAAATGCCTTAATCTGTGGCACTTGGACATCAGGTAACAGGGAGATTGAAGTGGGCTATGTGGTCCCTAAGGTATTTCCTTCTATGAATGTGGTCACTAGGAATCCCAGCAGCCCTCAGAGATGGCACAATTGGCTGCAGGAAACATAGGCACAATGGGTAAGGCTCCTTacttccagaaaaacaaacaaacaaaaaaactggctCTATGGCATCTCAGGAGGATGTGTTCCCCAGGGAAGGCCCACACTTGTGGGTGACCACAGATATGtcacttcctttccctttttggATCTCAATAAACAAGATGAGGGATAAGTTTCCCTCCCCTCTTACGTTCTCAAGGAATTGCCCACTGACTCAGTTTCTAAtacgccccctccccccagagcaACAAAGACTATCTGGCAAGTAAAGGATGCTGCCCACGGTGTTTGCCTTTTGAGATTGATGCTCCGCAGGACAGGGGCTTGGACTTTGGTGGTTGGAGTTTCGGCAGTGGGGTTGGCCTGTCATTGGATATGTGAGATACTTAGTTGTCTCCTTTGCAAGGGTTGCTCAGTGTGGTAGGGTTTGTCAATCCTTCTCTTGGCTTTTACGAGCCTCACTCTTTTACTTTCCCAGTATCCGAGGCAACAACGTCAGTCTTGGCCCATCCCTTTGTGTTCAGTTCTGTTCCGCGTTCAAGAAGGGGCCAGATGAGAGGGAAATATAGGCCTTGCTTTAAGGAATCTCAGCCTGGAGATGAAGTATCTCACTCCAGGCAGCCTGTGGACAGGGTCGGAGCAAAGGGCCCTTTAAAACAGGAATTAGCAAAACAACAGTCCTTGCCCAGTATGTCCCAGGCAGAGGTGAATAGCTGGACCCTTGGGGGCAGCAGCAGCTATAGAAGCTGCTGTGGGAACCAGGCTGACACTGATCTTCGTGGACGGGAGCTCTCCAAGGTCTTCACACCTACAGCGCTGGTGATCCACTTGGCGCCTTGGTTTtgctgtccgtggtgctgaaTGGGCCAAGCCTGAGTCCTGCCTTCTGTAAATATGACTTCCTTTAGTCCCTACCTCCCTGTTGCCATCACCTGCTCTCCTTTCCAAATAGCCAATGACAACATCTCTCCTTGAAACACATCCTCATTCACTCTTTCTCCTATGTTCAACCTGCCTCTTTAATTATTTCCCAAAATGGTTCACTGCAGTCTGTTTTACAAAGTCCCCGTCTATCAGTGAGGATATGAGAAATAGAGGTGGTATTATAGGGAGCATTTGGATTATGGAATCTTGGGACTGTCAGAATGGCTTCATGGTTGTCATTTAACAAAATGGAAAGGCGCACCAAGTAGATAAACAACCTACCTAAGATGTCAATGATTTGGAGTGGGGGGGGTATCAATGGGGATGACTTTTTCTGAGAGGGGAAGCTGAGACAAAAGGGAGAAGACTTGGCTATGGTCACCTagccacaaaaaacaaaattagagataAATGATAGGCTCCCATCCCCCAGTCAGGCTTCTGAACCACTTTGGGTGAACCTTTGACCAAGGAATTATCAGCCAACCATTGCCACCTGAAATGGGGAGAGCCTGTTGCTTTGTCTTGTGCCACCCTGGGGATCCCTGCCTGTAGCATCCAGAGTCTAAGTTTCAACAGTTCAATGACACTCTGGGGATTCCCCACCTGTAGCATCCGTATCCTAATGCCCCTAGAAGGCCACACCACACACCATTGACATCGATCCTCAGCAGGTGCACCTGTGTTACCATGGCAACCGGTACCCACCTCACTGCATCCAGCCCCACAGTTCTGGCTTGGTCATCTGCCCTCAGACTGCATGTGTCCATCCTCCTGTGGTTtagggggaggagggagcagggctCCTCCACTCTCCTGTCCAAGGCTGTGCCTGAGGGCTTGGTGCCCTCATTAGCTGTAGCAGACAGCTCCCTCAAAGAGCAAGCACATCTGTCTTCCAGTCTTCTGGCACCCAGTGTTGATAGCCAGAAACTCATCCCCAGACAGCAGTGGGCCCCCAGAGGGAACCCTTTACACTCTCACATACCACATTTCAGATAACAATTTTCAAGGCTTAGCAAATCTAAGTCAGTTCAGTGCTGTCCACATGCACTGTCCACATGCACTCCAAGTCTTGTTCCAGAGGCACACAGTAGCCCCAATACGAACCCTGCCTACTTGTCTGTCATCAGGGAGCTTATGCTTAGTAGCAAAGGGAAGGAATAGGTTCAAAGAGACAGAGCCCACATTGAATCATGGCGAATGCTCTAAAATAGACCCCTTGTTTTTCAAACTACGAGTTGTGTGACAATAGTGGACTGTGAAATTGATTTGGTGGGTCATGACTGGCATTTGTATATGAAGCAAGTAGATGGATACATTAGAACAGAGTAGAATGGAAGGCGTGATGGCTGTGGTCAAACTAAATTTTCCTTGGTGAAACTGGATCCAAGCACTCccgtgcacatgtgcgtgtgtgtgtgtgtgtatatttgatAACACAAAAATGTATGTGTTAATGGAGTCCGAGGGCAATAAAAGGTGACGTGCTGTGTTCCAAGAAGTGAGACTCTCTAGAAGAGGTACTTAGAGGAAGCGGAATGATGGATTCAGATATAGAGCATCAGACAGGCCCTGTGGAGGAGCTGGCACTGGGCCAGTTTGAGGACAGGCGGGAGTTGGTTAAAGAACAGAGCACGTGCAGAAGTGTCTCGGGGTCTAGGGCAGCATCGATCTGAGCATGCTCTAGGCCTGCTAAAGCAAACGTCAGCTGTGTATGAGTGCTAGGCAGACATGGGGTCCAGGGGTAGAGAGAATCGTAATATCATGCCAAGAAAGTTGAACTTCATTCTTTAGAGTGATAAAGAGAGACTTATTGATGGTTTTTAAGCAGGCATGTCATGTAATCAATGGTCAGTACCACCTTTCTTACCAACAGTGACGGAGGTGTCCCCACAACATACCAGGTAAGGGATATCACTGAATAAAGAAGTGCATGACTTTGGAAGTCCGGGTCTTGCTACATTtgatatgtatgagtgttctgcctgcttgtatgtctatacaccatgtgtgtgcttagtGCTGAAAGGGGTCAGAGCCAAGTACTGGATTTCCTGGAATTGGACTTAGGGGTGACTGTGTGCCACCAGATGGGTGCTAGgaaactgaacccgggtcctcggcTGGTAACCACTGATCTCTTTCTGATGGGGACTGAGCACTGGAGAGGTGTTGGGGCCTCTCGTTGAGGGTTACAATCATTGTGAGGCGCCACAGGCTGACGCAGGATCCTGACAGACATTGGCTTCATGCTGATAGACCAGAGGCAAACTTTTTTAAACCCTAAATTTGAAAAATCTATTGGCTTGGAGCACCAGATTGAAGAATAATTAAGCTAATAGACTCTCCCCCCTCCATTGTTTTCTGCTCTTTGGCAATGCTCCTTAGTAATcccatctctctgagctcactgtCAGTTCAGGGGAAGTGAGTTTCTAAgtaacttaatatttttttttcagaactcaATGCATCCACAAACAATCTAAAGTTTCCCCCTGCAGCCCCATGACTCTGTGCTCTgagctatttattttaattagctttATATTGTATATCTAACATGagccaaaaaagaaaacccatgaaCAGCTGCCCATTAGCCCGTAAGCAGTGCCCTGGAACAAATCACCCCCAAACAATGGATTGTTAGGAATTGCAATCAAAGGGGAGCTGAGCTCCCTGCTAACAGTGTGCTgcagagaagaggctgggaaggGCTTTGAGAGATCTCAGGGAGGAGGCCCCCTCCTGCCTGGAGGGTGTAGAGGTGGGCTATGGAGAGAGCTGCTTCAGATCGAGGCTTCACGGGTTAGAGTTCCATTGAACCTTGTCTCTGAGCATTTTCGGCCTTCTTGCTTTATGTCTGATGAAGCCCAAGCTTCTGTTTCCTGGACACTGCTGCTCCAAAGTGTCCTGTTGGATACCACATTCAGTCTCAATGTGAATACCGGCTCCCTGAACATAGACAGCACACAGTGACCTGCAAAGTGGTCCAAGTTCCAGGGCAAGAGCACAGCCTCGCATCGCCAAACTTCTGTGTTACCACAATCTGGTGACCTAGAGGTTAAGAAcacaaaacccagagccagacCTTGCAATCTTGGTATTCTTGCCTCTtcctatgcctcagtttcctcccctgTAGAAAAAGGATCAGAACAAAGACTGTGTGGCAAATGTATCTTGTCCATTAGACTCAGTTTAGGTGAGTGCCTGGGCAGGCAAACACATGCCGTGTAAGTGGCAGCTATTGTTGGAATGCAGAAGCTGCTACTGGAGAAGGGTATGGGGTGCACATGGGAAATGATGGAAGCTGGGACGGAAATTGTCTGTTGTGCTAAAAGCAGCCAATCTTCAGCCACAACCCAGGACTCACAATTGGGTTCAGTTTTGTAgcggaggaagaaaatgaaaggaggtGCACAAAGAGCTGGTCAAAGAGTATGCCTGAAGTGGGTTTTAGCATGCCTTGCAGCTACTGTGTAAGATAAAGCCCTTTATGTAATTTTCATATAAATGACTCATGTAAGCTTTCAGATATGCATTGTGTTTTCAGGTCCAGGGGAACTAAAGAATGTGGACCTTATCCTGCAGGTaccagggaggcagggagggcttTTGAGGAGGAAGCATGACCTGAGTCTCAGTGGTTGGCATCTTCTCTAGGCAATGCCTACCGAGAATGCTTGGAGAATGGGACGTGGGCCTCAAGGATCAACTACTCACACTGTGAACCCATTTTGGACGACAAGGTGAGTGACCCTGCTTTCCCCCACCCAGGTTCGCATAGAGTGTTAGGACTCAGGGTGAACACAAGGATCTTGTGGCCAATAGGACCAGGCTTTGTCTTGCCCAGACCCTCTTTTCTGCAGGTCCTGTCCTCCACAGAGTCCCCCTCTGAGAGAGCTTGAGCTGGTGGCATGAAACTTGGAAAGGGTACAGCCATGTAGTCGGTGCCCACTGCAGCTGGTGGGTTCTGTGAGAGCGCCCTTTCCTCTTCCACCGAACCTCACTTTCCCCGCCTGGAATTTAGCTTCTACTATTCCATGGAAAAACAGGTGCAGCCTCATCGGGACTATCTGGCAGGGAGCTGGGCCTGCCTGGCCCTTGCCACCCAGCACTGACTCTTGCTATAGAAATGGATTCAGTGCTGCCAACGATCTCACCTCCCTTACCATCAGGTGTAGTACCGTGACCCAACCCAGGGAATTACCTGTGCTAGGCAAACACCCTAACTCTGAGTTCCACCTTCAGCAAGCTGTGCTTCACTTCTGACCCAAAATGGTATGTCCCAGGCCCATCCCCCGCCCCCCATCACTCCTCCAAGGAAGTCCCCAGTTGGTCTGAGCTCTTTCCCAGATAAAGTTCAAGTGCAGAGGCTGGAACATTCACCTCTTCTGAGAAGTAGTTCACAGGTGTTCCACAGAGGACtcaggggagcaggaggaaatcCATACAACCTGGATAGGAAGAAGCTCTCTCTTGGCAACCCTCCGTCCTTCCTCTATGTCCTTACAGCCCCTCGGGTGGTGATATAAGCTAGACTGACTTATATTCCAGCTAAGTGTTATTCTGGTGTCCTGCAATGCATATCGTCATTGCTTGGCTCAGGGACCAAACCCAAcccacctctctgggcctcccgTAGGTCACTGCTTCTAAGGTAGGAGGGAAGGTTGTATATGACATAGTATAGTAAGGGCCATCTCACCCTTGGTTGCTCAGCCAGCAGGGGTCTGAGGAGCCAGATGTGGCACTGTAGAGCCTCAAgtgttaatttaagtttgtatctaCAGCTCTAGGGCATCTCAGAATAAACTGTgcccgctgggcagtggtggtgcacgcctttaatcccagtgcttggggggcagaggcaggtggatctctgtgagttcgaggccaacatggtctacaaaagagttccaggatagccagaactgttacacaaagaaaccctatcaaaGACCATGTCCAAATGTGCTCTTAAAAATTCATGTTGGGAGGCCTGACCACGGCTTCTGTGGGCGTGGATGTATGTTGCTGAGGACTGAGCCCAGGATAAGCTCTCTACCGTTGATCCTCAGCTCCagcctctattttattttgagtcattAAGGACCAGGTAGGTCCTCTTAACTCAACCTCCCAAGTAACTGGGTTACAGGTCTGCACCTCCGGGCTTCGGCCATTTATAATATCAGAACCACCAGGCCAACAAGGGGAAGAGTGAGAAGCCGGGATTGGAGGAGGTACTTAGGGCCTCTGTTGTCGCAAGGTCAGGACAGCAATGACTGGAGCACCAGCCCTACTCCCACATAGtcatgtttctgtctgtctgtccagcagAGGAAGTATGACCTGCATTACCGAATCGCCCTCATTGTCAACTACCTAGGCCACTGTGTTTCCGTGGTGGCCCTAGTGGCCGCtttcctgctcttcctgttcCTGCGGTGAGTCCATCTccaccctgctttctcttctgcacCCCTGCTCCGTGAGCCAACCCTCCAGTACCTCACTGTCTCCTCCATTCTGGGGCCCGGGAAGAATGGACAGAGATGGGCTAAGCCAGGTGCTGGAGCCGCCTGAAGGGTGGAGAACAGGCACAGCTGTGACCACCAGGGGGGACTTGGGCTCTGGTGCAGACCCACCTCATCCCAAGTCTTTCACAGGGGGTCCTTACCCTGCTGACCCCCAGCCCAAGCCCCAGCCAGACCGGCTAACCCTGACCTGGGCCTCCACAGGAGCATCCGCTGCCTGCGAAATGTGATCCACTGGAACCTCATCACCACCTTCATCCTGAGGAACGTCACATGGTTCCTGCTGCAGCTCATTGACCACGAAGTTCACGAAGGCAATGAGGTCACTGCCGGGAGCCGCAGACTTGGGGATGCCTGTCTTGCTGCCTGATAGTCTGTCTCATGTAGTGACCCACCATGGGCCAGGCCTTGGGACTTGCTCCCAGCTAAAACCATCTCCGATTCCCTGCCCCTACCTGCTGCCCTTATCCACCTTGCATGTCCAGGTTCCTTAGAGGAAAAGGAGATGCTACTAACTTCTaacatagggctggagagattgatTCCCCTTCCACAGACATGGAAATCAAAGCCCAAAAAGGTGAAGGTTGCACATTGGTATGGTACCTCCACACCGTGGTCCCAATTAGGATTTGTGTCAACTGTTACTTCATAGTGTCCAAGTCACTATACAACTGTAGACTGAAAGAAGGCCAACCCCAGTCTTTGGCATATctcagtacatttttttttggctggTCTGATCCTGAaaatacacatgcacgcatgtacacacacacacacacacacacacacacgcacgcacgcacgcacgcacgcacgcatgcacacacgcacgcactggTTTGATCCTGAACTCTGCCTGGCCTGAAGTCTGCCTCAGGGCCCTCAGAGCCAGGCCAGTGTCATGAGGTGTCAGGTATGTTCCTGGCCCAATGCTGGCTGGAACTAATGAGACCGCACTTCATCTGCAAAAAAGGGAAGCTTTACTGTTTAGGGTTCATAGCCTCCCGCCCACTAACACCCTTGAGAACAAAGGAGCCAGCAGCTCCATGAACCCAGGattagtgctggggttataggatAGAGCCATGGGTCAGCAGGCAGCTCAGCCTAGGAGCGGTACCCAGGAGTCAGGTGGCTGGCCACGCAGGGAGGAAGTAGGCTGCCCAGGGCTCCCCTCACCCAGTCAGCTGCTGCACCCACGTTCTTCACTCGCTCACGTTGCCCATAAGAGAGACCTGTGATAAAGGAAGCCACAGGGATGGAAAGGCATGGCTGGGACCCTGGCCCAGAGGAGTCTACTGGGTGAGTCTGGGCCAGTGCCCATCCTCCCTACATCCATGAAATATGCTCTCAGGGGCATCTCCTCATTCAGAGGAACAGGGAAGGACGCTGCCCTGCTGAGAGGCCACACAATGGCAGCCCTGACCACAGCTCCCACTCGTGTCTCagtgccttcctttctcctcaccaCTGGCAAAGTGGTTGCCTCGAGCCTCAGAGAAGTGCCAGCTTTGTATAGGCCTCAAAACCAGCAAGACCGTGcactccccccgcccccatgAGCCAACCTAATACCTCAGTGGCCAGGGCCCCCACTACTCTTGTTCTGAGGACTTGTTTCCCgtacattctttttatttcttggttttgtttgtttgttttgattcttcgagacaggatttctctgtgtgtccctggtggtcctataactcactctgtagaccaggctggccacaaactcagagatccacctgccactgcctcccaagtaccgggattaaaggtgtgcaccaccactgctcagcttgttttcattctttttaaggGAAAGTTCAAAGTCTATCCCTAATTGGACCCAATTTGACTAGCTGTGTAGCCAAAGTGATCTGAACATTGAGAACAGGGCTGTTCTGACCCAGCTCTGTTTGCAGGAAGCCAACCAGTCTCCCTTTGTAGACTGAAAAGAGACATCAGGCATGGTGATGtcagcctgtaatctcagctacttgggaaactgagaaagagttttacaagttcaaggcctttctgggtcacatagtgagttcatggccagcctggacaaTTTCGTGAAATACTGATAGAAAATACAAGTATTTTCAAATGTCTTAAAAGGGTAGGACTGTAGCTCAGAATGCTTGCCAAGCAGGAGCGagacctgggttctgtcccctACAGCACATAAGCAAAAAGAGACcgaagaggtgggggtgggggagaagagctGCCCAGACATGAGGGTGGGAGGCTGAGCTACCCCACTGAGAGTTGATATTATTTGGAACCCTGCCGGTGAGCCCCAAAGCGGGAGGTCCCTTGCCTCTCTGTGGGACCCGCTCTGCTGTCCCAGCAGCTCTCATCACCCCGCCCCACACGCAGGTCTGGTGCCGCTGCATCACCACCATCTTTAACTACTTCGTGGTCACCAACTTCTTCTGGATGTTTGTGGAGGGCTGCTACCTGCACACTGCCATTGTCATGACGTACTCCACGGAGCACCTGCGCAAGTGGCTCTTCCTCTTCATTGGATGGTGTGAGGGTCCCTGGGCAGGAGGACCTCCTGTGGAAAGGGGCACCACTGATAAAACTCCCCCCCCCTTTGTCTTGAGACCGAGGACTCGAACCAGCTGCCTTGCTACTCCCGCAGCTCCTGTCATTACCCTATGCCGTCCTGACCCATGCCCCATACAGCTCTACCCGCCATGCCCCTGCTCCCCCTTAGGATGCATCTGCTTTCTCCAttctgcccccaaaccctccaGAGGGCATTCCAGAAAGCCTTCCTCTGCTTGGGAAGAATGGCTGAGATTTGGGGCAGGAGCTGAGACAGGCACCATAGGGTCACAGGTGGCCTGTAGTTAGAAGACCAAACACATACCCCCAAGCCCCTTGTGATCTCCTGCCTTGATACAAGAGGGTCTTTATGCGTCTGTCCACCCTGTGCAGCCCATGTCTCTCCTTTCAGGCATCCCCTGCCCAATCATCATCGCCTGGGCACTCGGCAAACTCTACTATGAGAATGAACAGTAAGTGGGACAGGCCAGCATGGGGGTTTCAGTTAAGATAATTCAGTCAGCCTTGGCTCTGGTCCAGCGCTGGGAGAGGTGGAATCACAACCCTTACCTGAGCAGACCTCTCCTTCGTGGTCCTCGGGCAGAAAGAAATAGGTCCTCCCCCGTGAGTCCGCATACACCAGGCTTGCACAGTGGCTCTGTGGAATTCAGTTCAGCCTTCCTTCCATCGGAGGCTGAGACACCAGACCACAGCCCTTATGACAGTAGCTCCCCATGAGGTCACAGGGCAAGAGGGAGCAAGTGGCATTTAGGGTGTGGAACGAGACTAGGATCCCATTTAAGGACCCTAGCACTAGGAAAGGCTCATAAAGACAAACACTGCTCAGAAAGTGGGGGGCTGTCTTGGTAGGTGATAAGCTTTCACTCAGAGGAGCTGTCAAACAGAACAGAAATTTGGGGTGCTCTGAGATGGCTCTCTGAGGCTGCCGTACACTGGGTGACCTCTGAAGGTTGGCACTTGCTGACAGAGTCAGGAACTTAGCCTAGCCTTTCTTCTGGGTCCCAAAGCGTTTCCAGCAGTCAGCGAGTCTGACCAGGCAGTAGGTTGCTTTCACTGAGAGTAAGAAGCCCAGGACTAGAGAAGACCCCACTTGGACACCTGCAGCTTTGTGCCAAGAGTGTCTGGCATTCGTGTTCTATAAACAACAGGTGGGACAGGACAACTCGGTCCTAGACCAGTGAAGGAGAGCTCAGCTCTTCCTTGCTTCCTATACCTGCTGCATTCCCTATCCTGGGTCCCCACAGCCTGCAGCAGAGTAAGGGACTGCAGAGGAGGCCACAGGCAAACCATGAGACTGGCCCCCCGGAAGGTCAGCTGCAGTCCCACCAGATACAACAAAAGACGGGGAAGGGCCTTGCAAGGGCAGCGTCTGCCAAGAACTTCCCTGGAGGTTGGGCTCAGGAAGGGTCCCTCCAGAGGGGCCTAGCTCTGAATTGAGAATGGCCCTCTGGGCATTGCCCAGCAAGTCACCTCAGCTGCCCTGTCTTTGCAGGTGCTGGTTTGGCAAGGAACCTGGTGACTTGGTGGACTACATCTACCAGGGCCCCATCATCCTCGTGCTCTTGGTACGTCCTTGGGGGATTAAAGGGTTAGGGCACTAGGAGCTAGCAGGAGATCCAcccaggcagagacacagtcaaaGACCTGGCCTGGGCAGCACCCTGTACTGCTCCCGTGCCCTGCACAAGGCACCCAGCTTCCATCCCACTGATCCTCTAGGGGTTCTCTAGGGGGCCACCTGCACATGGCTCCAGACTTTGTTTGGCATCTTCTCTGGGTGGAGAAATGGTCCGACTGGTCGGTACTAGTGCCTTTCTGGGTTGTAAGCTCCGTGCCAGGTACAGTGCTGAAACGGGAAGGTAGGCAAGCAGCTGGTACTAGGGAAAGGTGGGTTCAGCATAGAGCCAAGTTCCTCAGCCCCCAGGAACACCCTCTAGGGCCCCGCCCCCCGCCCTCAGGCTGGCAGCAGATTCCAGAATACAGCATAATGAGCGATTGTTCCTAGGCCAGCTCCCCGCCCTTAGCCAAGCGTATTCGCATCTAGGATATAATTGCCATCACATCTTTAATCCACAACAAGCTTTAATTAAGATAGAGTTTAAGTAGGGGCTGCAGGAAAAAAGAGTCCATTATATatcatacattaaatatatatatacaaaaaaagtCCCATAAGAAATTGGCATTTACATAAGATTTATTTCAGGCTTCTGTGTATACCAGCTCTCTTAAAGGGTCATGGCGCCTTCTGGCAAACTCAGAGGATGCCCTCCTCTTGCACACAGCAGGTGCCTAGCGGGGCCTACCTTTGTCTACCATGGCGACAAGTACCAtttatctcttccttttcctgactctctccttcctgtgacGGTTGGAGTCATTGGACCCCATCTTTGGAGTGTCCTTGATGGACATCAGCCGAAGCTGACTGGAAAGGTCTTCCACCCACCTTCAGGGCACCActcactgaagaggcagaggctggtctTTGTCAGCTGTGAGGGAAGGATTGTCCTTGGACTGGCAGCTGCAGTGACTCACTCACCCCTCAGTGTGAACAAAAACCTCCCAGCCAGCTGCCAGGAGCTCATGTAAAGGGATGGGGCTTTTGAGAAACCTGGGACCCAGCCAAGGAGGCTGGCCTGGACGGGAACCAAAAGCTTGGGAATGAGCTCCTGCCTAACGCTGCTGTTCAGGTAGTGAGGGGAAccataaagaaggaaggaggggcagTTTGGAGTCCGGTTCCCTACTACCCAAGTCTGCCCACGTCTCCTGCTGTGTACACCTTTCCTTTGGAGCCAGTTACTTATATACTAGCAGAGGCTTCCAGGATCTGAGTTGAGCCCTTCTACAGGTCCTGAGTGTCAAGTCGGGTGTGCACAGCTGCTGGCAGGGGACCTGTGCTATCAGAACTTCCTCCCTGTGCTAATCAGCTCCGTGCATGTAGTCATGCATCTAGTGGGGACCAATCTCCCAGGGGCTGTAGCTGCTAGCTGAGTCTATCTCGAGGGGTTCCTGGGCTGTGTAGACCCATGGAGAGCAGAGAGGTGTGGTCCTGACGTAGGTGTGGTGCAGGGAGTTGCAAGGTGGGTGAGAGTCGAAATGATGAGGCAAATGTAAAAAGCCTGGAGAGGCCTGCTCAGAACCAGGCTAGGGCAGAGTAGAGATGTCCCCTAGGTCTAAGGCGGCCAGCTTAAAGATGGCAAAAGGCAAATCTGAAGAGCACAGAGAGATGAACCAAGTCACCTGT encodes the following:
- the Crhr2 gene encoding corticotropin-releasing factor receptor 2 isoform X5 gives rise to the protein MPTENAWRMGRGPQGSTTHTVNPFWTTRSIRCLRNVIHWNLITTFILRNVTWFLLQLIDHEVHEGNEVWCRCITTIFNYFVVTNFFWMFVEGCYLHTAIVMTYSTEHLRKWLFLFIGWCIPCPIIIAWALGKLYYENEQCWFGKEPGDLVDYIYQGPIILVLLINFIFLFNIVRILMTKLRASTTSETIQYRKAVKATLVLLPLLGITYMLFFVNPGEDDLSQIVFIYFNSFLQSFQGFFVSVFYCFFNGEVRSALRKRWHRWQDHHSLRVPVARAMSIPTSPTRISFHSIKQTAAV